A section of the Rummeliibacillus pycnus genome encodes:
- a CDS encoding VOC family protein produces the protein MIKGIYESHLPVKDLQTSIKFYVKLGLKLAWKNEKTAFFWVEEGRSWLGLWEGQEYQTLYHPSLRHIAFEVSYQDLKNSLTWLKSIQIEAVREGGRDSVVPFIRPYQGNASVYFKDPDGNSLELMCFVEVPDHLKHISNKLTFGEWEELKNERIVK, from the coding sequence ATGATAAAAGGAATCTATGAATCACATTTGCCAGTAAAAGACTTACAAACATCCATAAAATTCTATGTAAAATTAGGCTTGAAATTAGCTTGGAAAAATGAAAAAACAGCTTTCTTTTGGGTCGAAGAAGGTAGAAGTTGGCTTGGTTTATGGGAAGGACAAGAGTATCAAACACTCTACCACCCCTCCCTTAGACATATCGCTTTTGAAGTATCGTATCAAGATTTAAAGAACTCTTTAACATGGTTAAAATCGATACAAATTGAAGCAGTACGCGAAGGTGGTAGAGATTCAGTTGTACCTTTTATTCGTCCTTATCAAGGAAATGCTTCGGTTTACTTTAAAGATCCAGATGGAAACAGTTTAGAATTAATGTGTTTTGTTGAAGTTCCTGATCATCTAAAACATATTTCGAATAAGTTAACTTTCGGTGAATGGGAAGAATTAAAAAATGAAAGGATCGTAAAATGA
- a CDS encoding SDR family NAD(P)-dependent oxidoreductase: MTTFTLEDKKIIVTGAGAGIGKAIVEKCLNEGATVIACDINQESLDNLNRKSKFPTNLYTYTMDVSHYDEVQKFFEYIQNEHPDSNSLINNAGIYLAKNILDYEISEIDRVLNINIKGFVYFSQQFAKILFRNKTYGSIVNMSSVSGMEGSSDAIYGLSKAAILGLTKSCAMNFAPYIKVNAVAPTMVDTSMMAVIPDWRKKEYLHHELINTPVLPEDVADTVVFLLSEKSTHYTGATFDLNNGGYLR, from the coding sequence ATGACAACTTTTACATTGGAAGATAAAAAAATAATTGTCACAGGTGCTGGCGCAGGCATAGGGAAAGCAATTGTTGAAAAGTGTTTAAATGAAGGTGCTACTGTTATAGCTTGTGATATCAATCAAGAGTCCTTAGATAATTTAAATCGTAAAAGTAAATTTCCTACAAATCTTTATACATATACAATGGATGTAAGTCATTATGATGAAGTGCAAAAGTTTTTTGAATACATCCAAAATGAACATCCAGATAGTAATAGCTTGATTAATAACGCTGGGATTTATTTGGCTAAAAATATATTAGATTACGAGATTTCTGAGATTGATAGGGTTTTAAATATCAATATTAAAGGTTTTGTATATTTTTCACAACAATTTGCTAAAATCCTCTTTCGGAATAAAACTTATGGTTCAATTGTTAATATGTCTTCTGTATCTGGAATGGAAGGAAGTTCTGATGCAATATATGGATTATCAAAAGCAGCTATTTTAGGCCTTACAAAGAGCTGTGCAATGAATTTTGCTCCCTATATAAAAGTAAATGCAGTAGCACCTACAATGGTAGATACGTCAATGATGGCAGTAATTCCTGATTGGAGGAAGAAAGAATATCTACATCACGAATTAATTAATACCCCCGTCTTACCTGAAGATGTTGCTGACACAGTTGTGTTTCTACTGTCTGAAAAATCCACACATTACACTGGCGCCACTTTTGATCTAAATAATGGTGGATATCTTAGGTAA
- a CDS encoding amino acid transporter produces MEEEKKPFNDVIDHLNKIEGNPTNGDFKKLPKPLKYIGYVMIVLLLIPILLTIVFKLSN; encoded by the coding sequence ATGGAAGAAGAAAAAAAGCCGTTCAATGATGTAATAGACCACCTAAATAAAATCGAAGGTAACCCTACAAACGGTGATTTTAAAAAATTACCAAAACCATTGAAATATATCGGATATGTTATGATTGTTCTCCTTTTAATACCTATCTTACTAACAATCGTATTTAAATTATCGAATTAA
- a CDS encoding MFS transporter: MRSWKKYSLLFSGIGVSNLGNWIYLIALNIFILDMTKSMVAIAGIYIVGPMARILTNFWAGSVIDRKNKRQLMIITDVLRGGFILLVPFIHSIWLIYVIIFATNIAGAFFGPSSTFYISKYVDDEDKKRFNSIMSVLNTGSVCIGPAIAGFLIGISSTTWCIIMNAVSFFICAFSIYLLPDVEDENSKKRVSISLKVIKDDWRVVKNFMLGERYFTKIYVLFQGALMIAFALDSQEATYIKHDLEQSEKMYGLIVSLTGIGAIVGASASVALVRYISLQTYLGIGMFLTMIGYLLFYCSTGFWSAISAFLILGFFMSFSNAGFDTFYQKNVPLNIMGRFGGIASIFQSLVQIALTIILGGLADLFSLQIVAIIFAATSVIVAMILCIGVFNKESRSYYIETKNT; this comes from the coding sequence ATGAGGAGTTGGAAGAAATATTCACTTTTATTTAGTGGGATAGGAGTATCTAATTTAGGTAACTGGATTTATCTAATCGCCTTGAATATTTTCATATTAGACATGACGAAATCCATGGTAGCTATTGCGGGTATCTATATTGTTGGACCAATGGCTAGAATATTAACAAACTTTTGGGCAGGTTCCGTTATAGATCGTAAGAATAAAAGACAATTAATGATTATAACCGATGTTTTAAGAGGGGGATTCATTCTATTAGTTCCTTTTATTCATTCTATTTGGTTAATCTATGTAATTATTTTTGCGACAAACATTGCTGGGGCATTCTTTGGACCAAGCTCAACTTTTTATATTTCAAAATATGTAGACGATGAAGATAAGAAAAGATTCAATTCAATAATGAGTGTATTGAATACTGGATCAGTTTGTATAGGTCCAGCTATTGCTGGTTTTTTGATAGGGATTTCTAGTACAACATGGTGCATTATTATGAATGCAGTTTCATTTTTCATATGTGCATTCAGTATCTATTTATTACCAGATGTTGAAGATGAAAATTCTAAGAAACGTGTATCAATTAGCTTGAAAGTAATAAAAGATGATTGGCGTGTCGTAAAAAATTTTATGCTTGGTGAACGTTACTTTACTAAAATTTATGTGTTATTCCAAGGTGCATTAATGATTGCATTTGCTCTCGATTCTCAGGAGGCTACTTATATTAAACATGATTTAGAGCAATCAGAAAAAATGTATGGCTTAATTGTTAGTCTGACAGGGATTGGCGCTATTGTTGGTGCATCAGCTTCTGTTGCTTTAGTAAGGTATATATCACTCCAAACATATTTAGGCATTGGAATGTTTTTGACTATGATCGGATATTTATTGTTTTATTGCTCAACAGGATTTTGGTCAGCCATATCTGCTTTTCTTATTTTAGGATTCTTTATGTCATTTAGTAATGCAGGATTTGATACTTTTTATCAAAAAAATGTACCTCTAAATATTATGGGGCGTTTTGGAGGTATTGCTTCAATATTTCAAAGTTTAGTACAAATTGCTCTTACGATTATTCTTGGAGGACTTGCAGATTTGTTTTCTTTACAAATTGTAGCCATAATATTTGCAGCAACAAGTGTTATCGTAGCAATGATTCTATGCATTGGTGTTTTCAATAAAGAAAGTAGAAGCTATTATATCGAGACGAAAAATACCTAA
- a CDS encoding HAD family hydrolase, whose protein sequence is MIKAVFFDLDGTLHNRKTSIVPFIENQYERLFVYFSHIPKEEYVSRFIELDHDGYVWKDKVYGQMIIEYNIIGITCEELLKDYLTEFKYHCLAFENHLEMLSQLKKQGLLLGIITNGYGQFQLDTIRALNIEEYLDVIIISEWEGFKKPDPEIFERALKKLGVNATESVFVGDHPKNDIEAAKNIGMITIWKRDLTIKMVQADYIIDNLLEIPRILQVMEKEKYS, encoded by the coding sequence ATGATTAAAGCCGTATTTTTTGATTTAGATGGGACATTACATAATCGAAAAACATCCATTGTTCCCTTTATTGAAAATCAGTATGAAAGATTGTTTGTATATTTTTCTCATATTCCGAAAGAAGAGTATGTAAGTCGATTTATTGAGTTAGATCATGATGGTTATGTTTGGAAAGACAAAGTCTATGGCCAAATGATAATTGAATACAATATTATTGGCATAACATGTGAGGAATTATTAAAGGATTATCTAACGGAATTTAAATATCATTGCTTGGCTTTTGAAAATCATTTAGAAATGCTATCTCAGTTAAAAAAACAGGGATTATTATTAGGAATTATTACAAATGGATATGGACAGTTTCAGTTAGATACCATTCGCGCTTTAAATATTGAAGAATATCTTGATGTAATCATCATTTCAGAATGGGAAGGTTTCAAAAAGCCCGATCCAGAAATATTCGAACGTGCATTAAAAAAGTTAGGTGTAAATGCAACTGAAAGTGTTTTTGTCGGCGATCATCCTAAAAATGATATTGAAGCAGCAAAAAATATAGGGATGATCACAATTTGGAAAAGGGATTTAACTATAAAAATGGTACAAGCAGATTACATTATAGACAATTTATTGGAAATTCCACGAATACTTCAGGTAATGGAAAAAGAGAAGTATTCATAA
- a CDS encoding PadR family transcriptional regulator yields the protein MDKEQLRGSLDLIILSRIMKEDNYGGGILKEVYEASENFLKISEGSLYSLLKRLEKKSYIESYWGEEHLGGRRKYYHITESGRALFEEKLDGWRKINKLIESALEEI from the coding sequence ATGGATAAAGAGCAATTACGTGGAAGTTTAGATTTAATAATCCTTTCTCGTATCATGAAAGAAGATAATTATGGGGGTGGCATTCTAAAGGAGGTGTACGAAGCAAGCGAGAACTTCCTTAAAATTAGTGAAGGTTCTTTATATTCTCTTTTAAAACGATTAGAAAAAAAATCCTATATTGAATCCTATTGGGGAGAAGAACATTTGGGCGGAAGAAGAAAGTATTATCATATAACTGAATCAGGCCGTGCTTTATTTGAAGAGAAGTTAGATGGATGGCGGAAGATTAATAAACTGATTGAATCTGCATTGGAGGAAATCTAA